From Rissa tridactyla isolate bRisTri1 chromosome 7, bRisTri1.patW.cur.20221130, whole genome shotgun sequence, a single genomic window includes:
- the SPOPL gene encoding speckle-type POZ protein-like isoform X1 — translation MSRVPTPPPPGEMSSGPVAESWCYTQVKVVKFSYMWTINNFSFCREEMGEVLKSSTFSSGPNDKMKWCLRVNPKGLDDESKDYLSLYLLLVSCPKSEVRAKFKFSLLNAKREETKAMESQRAYRFVQGKDWGFKKFIRRDFLLDEANGLLPDDKLTLFCEVSVVQDSVNISGQSNTNTLKVPECRLAEDLGNLWETTRFTDCSFYVGGQEFKAHKSVLAARSPVFNAMFEHEMEESKKNRVEINDVDPEVFKEMMRFIYTGKAPNLEKMADNLLAAADKYALERLKVMCEEALCSNLSVENVADILILADLHSAEQLKAQAIDFINRCSVLRQLGCKDGKNWNSNQATDIMETAGWKSMIHSHPHLVAEAFRALASAQCPQFGIPRKRLKQS, via the exons ATGTCAAGGgttcccaccccacctcctcctggGGAGATGTCCAGTGGACCTGTCGCTGAAAGCTGGTGTTACACACAG GTTAAAGTAGTAAAATTTTCCTACATGTGGACCATTAATAACTTCAGTTTTTGCCGAGAAGAAATGGGTGAAGTCTTAAAGAGTTCTACCTTTTCGTCAGGGCCAAATGACAAAATGAAGTG gTGCCTGAGAGTGAATCCAAAGGGATTAGATGATGAAAGCAAAGACTACCTGTCATTATATTTGCTTTTAGTCAGTTGTCCAAAAAGTGAAGTCAGAGCAAAATTcaaattttccctgctgaatgctaaaagagaagaaacaaaagcaatgg AAAGCCAAAGAGCGTATCGATTTGTGCAAGGCAAGGACTGGGGTTTTAAGAAATTTATCCGAAGAGATTTTTTACTAGATGAAGCTAATGGTCTTCTACCAGATGACAAGCTTACGTTATTTTGTGAG GTAAGCGTGGTCCAAGACTCAGTAAATATATCAGGACAGTCTAATACAAACACTTTGAAGGTACCTGAATGTCGACTAGCAGAAGATTTAGGGAATCTCTGGGAAACAACAAGATTTACAGATTGCAGTTTTTATGTAGGAGGACAAGAATTCAAAGCTCATAAATCTGTCCTTGCAG CACGATCTCCAGTTTTTAATGCAATGTTTGAACACGAAATGGAGGAAAGCAAAAAG AATCGAGTAGAAATAAATGATGTAGACCCtgaagtttttaaagaaatgatgaGATTCATTTACACGGGAAAAGCACCAAACCTTGAAAAAATGGCTGACAATTTGTTGGCAGCTGCAGACAAA tatGCACTGGAACGGCTGAAGGTCATGTGTGAGGAAGCACTCTGTAGTAACCTCTCGGTAGAAAATGTTGCTGACATTCTTATCCTCGCAGATTTGCACAGCGCTGAACAGTTAAAAGCACAAGCAATAGACTTTATTAACAG GTGCAGTGTTCTTAGACAACTTGGGTGTAAAGATGGGAAAAACTGGAATAGCAA CCAAGCAACAGACATAATGGAAACAGCAGGCTGGAAGTCCATGATCCACTCCCACCCTCACTTAGTAGCAGAGGCCTTTCGCGCACTAGCATCTGCACAGTGTCCACAGTTTGGCATTCCACGCAAACGGCTAAAACAGTCATGA
- the SPOPL gene encoding speckle-type POZ protein-like isoform X2 produces the protein MSRVPTPPPPGEMSSGPVAESWCYTQVKVVKFSYMWTINNFSFCREEMGEVLKSSTFSSGPNDKMKWCLRVNPKGLDDESKDYLSLYLLLVSCPKSEVRAKFKFSLLNAKREETKAMESQRAYRFVQGKDWGFKKFIRRDFLLDEANGLLPDDKLTLFCEVSVVQDSVNISGQSNTNTLKVPECRLAEDLGNLWETTRFTDCSFYVGGQEFKAHKSVLAARSPVFNAMFEHEMEESKKNRVEINDVDPEVFKEMMRFIYTGKAPNLEKMADNLLAAADKIDTFCFFLSMRNRSHQNWRKMGNNKFFIRRKLMNLS, from the exons ATGTCAAGGgttcccaccccacctcctcctggGGAGATGTCCAGTGGACCTGTCGCTGAAAGCTGGTGTTACACACAG GTTAAAGTAGTAAAATTTTCCTACATGTGGACCATTAATAACTTCAGTTTTTGCCGAGAAGAAATGGGTGAAGTCTTAAAGAGTTCTACCTTTTCGTCAGGGCCAAATGACAAAATGAAGTG gTGCCTGAGAGTGAATCCAAAGGGATTAGATGATGAAAGCAAAGACTACCTGTCATTATATTTGCTTTTAGTCAGTTGTCCAAAAAGTGAAGTCAGAGCAAAATTcaaattttccctgctgaatgctaaaagagaagaaacaaaagcaatgg AAAGCCAAAGAGCGTATCGATTTGTGCAAGGCAAGGACTGGGGTTTTAAGAAATTTATCCGAAGAGATTTTTTACTAGATGAAGCTAATGGTCTTCTACCAGATGACAAGCTTACGTTATTTTGTGAG GTAAGCGTGGTCCAAGACTCAGTAAATATATCAGGACAGTCTAATACAAACACTTTGAAGGTACCTGAATGTCGACTAGCAGAAGATTTAGGGAATCTCTGGGAAACAACAAGATTTACAGATTGCAGTTTTTATGTAGGAGGACAAGAATTCAAAGCTCATAAATCTGTCCTTGCAG CACGATCTCCAGTTTTTAATGCAATGTTTGAACACGAAATGGAGGAAAGCAAAAAG AATCGAGTAGAAATAAATGATGTAGACCCtgaagtttttaaagaaatgatgaGATTCATTTACACGGGAAAAGCACCAAACCTTGAAAAAATGGCTGACAATTTGTTGGCAGCTGCAGACAAA attgatacattttgcttttttttaagtatgaGAAACAGATCTCATCAAAACTGGAGAAAGATGGGAAACAATAAGTTTTTTATCAGGAGAAAGCTGATGAATCTTTCTTGA